One window from the genome of Spiractinospora alimapuensis encodes:
- a CDS encoding serine/threonine-protein kinase: MSATDESQAKLSSAPLDAVRSEAMTDAELADTVETDEGEGGDKRTLAGRYQLMEELGHGGMGVVWRARDLLLRRDVAVKELRMPDDISSTERDELVERTSHEARLAARLRHHNVVRVHEVVNEDRRPWIVMELVTAQTLGEVIAKAGGPLPYQRVAEIGLQLISALSAAHDEGIVHRDVKPDNVLIADNGRVVLTDFGLAVWAGAQSLTASGRVVGSPAYIPPERAQAGTVGPASDLWSLGATLYTAVDGYPPYDRKGYISILRGEELSDPKPARTAGPLSPVLEGLLHVRPEDRLTAENATKMLRIAALAPPTQDGEEEPEAEPEEPPWRGEAEGSAEEAAEDDGDRAGDERSETDGPSARGQLTLAIQESLHDSVSSLSGTVSSAFYRGSHARRHESVSELLVSIRESTDNLGLTKTGRHRDPESSGRSRHVAIAVAITIVALLCIILWGLVAR; the protein is encoded by the coding sequence GTGTCAGCCACCGACGAATCCCAGGCGAAACTGTCGAGCGCACCGCTGGACGCGGTGCGCTCCGAAGCCATGACCGACGCCGAGCTCGCCGATACCGTCGAGACCGACGAGGGCGAGGGCGGCGACAAACGGACGTTGGCCGGCCGGTACCAGCTGATGGAAGAGCTGGGGCACGGCGGCATGGGCGTGGTGTGGCGCGCGCGGGATCTCCTGCTGCGTCGGGACGTCGCGGTCAAAGAGCTGCGGATGCCCGACGACATCAGCTCCACCGAACGCGACGAGCTGGTGGAGCGCACTTCCCACGAGGCGCGGCTGGCGGCCCGGCTGCGGCACCACAACGTCGTCCGCGTACACGAGGTCGTGAACGAGGACCGCCGGCCGTGGATCGTGATGGAGCTGGTGACCGCGCAGACCCTGGGCGAGGTCATCGCCAAGGCGGGCGGACCCCTGCCCTACCAGCGGGTGGCAGAGATCGGTCTGCAACTGATCAGCGCACTGTCCGCCGCGCACGACGAAGGCATCGTGCACCGGGACGTGAAACCGGACAACGTGCTCATCGCCGATAACGGCCGAGTCGTGTTGACCGACTTCGGGCTCGCCGTGTGGGCCGGAGCACAGTCCCTCACCGCCTCTGGCCGCGTGGTGGGTTCGCCGGCCTACATTCCGCCCGAGCGGGCCCAGGCAGGGACGGTGGGCCCGGCGTCGGACCTGTGGTCGCTGGGAGCCACGCTCTACACCGCGGTCGACGGGTACCCGCCGTACGACCGGAAAGGCTATATCTCGATCCTGCGGGGCGAGGAGCTGTCGGATCCGAAACCGGCGCGGACGGCTGGTCCGCTGAGCCCGGTGCTGGAGGGGCTGCTGCACGTCCGGCCCGAGGATCGGCTCACGGCCGAGAACGCCACCAAGATGCTCCGCATCGCGGCCCTGGCTCCGCCGACGCAGGACGGGGAGGAAGAGCCCGAGGCGGAGCCTGAGGAGCCGCCATGGCGCGGTGAGGCCGAGGGCTCGGCCGAGGAAGCCGCCGAGGATGACGGGGATCGTGCCGGGGATGAGCGGTCGGAGACGGACGGCCCGTCCGCGCGGGGGCAGCTCACCCTGGCTATCCAGGAGTCGCTGCACGACTCGGTGTCCTCGCTGTCGGGGACGGTGTCCTCGGCGTTCTACCGGGGGAGCCACGCCCGCCGTCATGAGTCGGTGAGCGAGCTGCTGGTGTCCATCCGCGAGTCGACCGACAACCTTGGCCTCACCAAGACCGGGCGGCATCGGGACCCGGAGTCCTCCGGACGCTCCCGCCATGTCGCCATCGCCGTTGCCATCACCATCGTCGCCCTGCTCTGCATCATCCTGTGGGGCCTCGTCGCCCGGTAG
- a CDS encoding helix-turn-helix domain-containing protein, with the protein MTLNSGEQRRRLGREIRRRRNQARLSQGSVSESLACAQTTVSSWERGTRLPKVDDLARLDGLFNTGGSLVQFLHVLEEDSYGYPSWSRDFVAAEADASEIRSYQPLVVPGLLQTPEYSRAQIRIGQPTAPTSSIDELVKGREKRQKLVASDGGPLISAIVEEHVLRRPLGGWAVLRGQLTHLLDVAESPRITLQAVPMDSEVHFGMDGSFILLKVPNRGQMVYRETRVDSSPREDSEALETYFGLFAALSAHALTPDQSCGLIDRIRSEINDGRAVD; encoded by the coding sequence ATGACGTTGAACAGTGGGGAGCAGAGGCGTCGACTGGGGCGTGAGATCCGGCGTCGCCGCAATCAAGCACGCCTTTCACAGGGATCAGTGAGTGAGTCCCTGGCGTGCGCGCAAACGACAGTGAGTTCTTGGGAGAGAGGGACACGGCTCCCAAAAGTGGACGATCTGGCCCGCCTTGATGGCCTGTTTAATACAGGTGGGTCCCTTGTCCAATTCCTGCATGTCCTGGAAGAGGACAGCTACGGCTACCCGTCTTGGTCCCGAGACTTCGTCGCGGCCGAAGCGGACGCTTCGGAAATTCGTAGCTACCAGCCACTCGTCGTGCCGGGGCTGCTGCAGACGCCGGAGTATTCCCGTGCGCAGATTCGGATTGGGCAGCCCACCGCGCCAACCTCCAGCATCGATGAACTGGTCAAAGGGCGAGAAAAGCGCCAGAAGCTTGTGGCGTCTGATGGTGGGCCACTGATCTCAGCGATCGTCGAGGAGCATGTTCTGCGCCGTCCGCTCGGCGGGTGGGCGGTCCTGCGGGGGCAACTCACGCACCTGTTGGATGTCGCAGAGTCACCACGCATTACACTCCAAGCCGTGCCCATGGACTCTGAGGTGCATTTCGGTATGGATGGGTCCTTCATCCTGCTCAAGGTTCCCAACCGGGGCCAGATGGTGTACCGCGAGACTCGTGTGGACTCCAGCCCGCGGGAGGATTCCGAAGCGCTGGAAACGTACTTTGGGCTCTTCGCAGCCCTCAGCGCGCATGCCCTCACACCAGATCAATCATGCGGCCTCATCGACCGGATCAGGAGCGAAATCAATGATGGACGAGCGGTGGACTAA
- a CDS encoding thioesterase family protein, with translation MSRYSAAIAVSRSGEGQYKTELDPGYLIGTAINGGYLMAVLQSAALAESSHEHAVSSSFHFLRPGTGGPADIAVETVKSGRTVSTMRAVLTQDGRPTVTGTFATATLESSAVPEYAPTAPELPAYADCAVFDPRAEESPASEFSRRVELRFSATSYHRLTSAGADPVPELYGYVRLPESEGAPEDTLAFLPMAVDSLPPVVMVFGTWRWAPTVELTWNLRAVPAPGPLTFRSRAEMVSDGWFDENVDLWDSAGTFVAQCRQLARVGR, from the coding sequence ATGTCGCGCTACTCCGCAGCAATCGCAGTGTCCAGGTCCGGCGAAGGCCAGTACAAGACGGAACTCGATCCCGGATACCTCATCGGTACCGCCATCAACGGCGGCTACCTCATGGCAGTGCTCCAGAGCGCGGCGCTCGCGGAGTCGTCGCACGAGCACGCGGTCTCCTCGTCGTTCCACTTCCTCCGCCCGGGGACCGGCGGGCCGGCCGACATCGCGGTGGAGACCGTGAAGTCCGGCCGTACGGTCAGCACCATGCGCGCCGTCCTGACCCAGGACGGACGGCCCACCGTGACCGGCACCTTCGCCACCGCGACCCTGGAGTCGAGCGCGGTGCCGGAGTACGCCCCGACCGCGCCCGAACTCCCCGCCTACGCCGACTGCGCCGTATTCGACCCACGAGCGGAGGAGTCCCCCGCCTCCGAGTTCAGCCGGCGGGTCGAGCTCCGCTTCTCGGCGACCAGCTACCACCGCCTCACCTCGGCGGGAGCCGACCCGGTCCCCGAGCTGTACGGCTACGTGCGACTCCCCGAGTCCGAGGGAGCCCCCGAGGACACCCTCGCCTTCCTACCCATGGCGGTGGACTCCCTTCCTCCAGTGGTGATGGTCTTCGGCACCTGGCGCTGGGCGCCCACGGTCGAACTCACCTGGAACCTCCGGGCGGTTCCGGCCCCGGGGCCGTTGACCTTCCGGTCCCGCGCCGAAATGGTGAGCGACGGATGGTTCGACGAGAACGTGGACCTGTGGGACAGCGCGGGAACGTTCGTCGCCCAGTGCCGCCAACTGGCCCGAGTCGGGCGATAG
- a CDS encoding DUF397 domain-containing protein — protein MHQWHTSSYSQNRGNCVECRTVTGQVLVRDTQHRHLGHLTLPATEWQAFLHAVRRDEL, from the coding sequence ATGCACCAGTGGCACACGTCCAGCTACTCCCAAAACCGTGGAAACTGCGTGGAGTGCCGTACCGTGACCGGCCAGGTCCTCGTCCGTGATACCCAGCATCGCCACCTGGGCCACCTCACCCTTCCCGCCACCGAGTGGCAGGCGTTCCTGCACGCCGTCCGCCGCGACGAACTGTGA
- a CDS encoding MoaD/ThiS family protein — MAIEVRVPTILRTHTDGAKTVEGSGKTLGELVANLDEKHPGIGSRIVEDGKLRRFINVYLNDEDVRFLDGIDTSLNDGDTVTVLPAVAGGMR; from the coding sequence TGGCAATCGAGGTTCGCGTCCCCACGATCCTGCGCACGCACACCGACGGCGCGAAGACCGTTGAGGGCTCGGGCAAGACCCTTGGTGAGCTCGTCGCCAACCTGGACGAGAAGCACCCCGGCATCGGTTCGCGCATCGTCGAGGACGGCAAGCTCCGCCGGTTCATCAACGTCTACCTCAACGACGAGGACGTCCGGTTCCTCGACGGAATCGACACCTCCCTCAACGACGGCGACACGGTCACGGTCCTCCCGGCGGTTGCCGGCGGCATGCGCTGA
- a CDS encoding ATP-binding protein, producing MRPITPTTPRKTLDGVAETVALARAWVREQCALRGIDADTVDRAVLIASEFATNAIKHSRSGRPGGTYTVHTEFQDSTLYLSVTDNGAPYPPYKQPRGNADGELPENGQGLWLVEAHADWWRALKFTNHHTITAKLTTT from the coding sequence ATGAGGCCCATCACTCCGACAACCCCGCGGAAGACCCTGGACGGTGTTGCGGAAACCGTCGCGCTCGCCCGGGCGTGGGTGCGTGAACAATGCGCACTCCGAGGGATCGACGCCGACACGGTCGACCGCGCGGTCCTCATCGCTTCGGAGTTCGCGACCAACGCGATCAAGCACTCACGCAGCGGACGCCCAGGCGGCACCTACACCGTCCACACCGAATTCCAGGACTCGACCCTCTACCTCAGCGTCACCGACAACGGAGCCCCCTACCCGCCCTACAAACAACCACGCGGTAATGCGGACGGAGAACTCCCCGAAAACGGCCAAGGCTTGTGGCTCGTCGAAGCACACGCCGACTGGTGGCGCGCACTCAAATTCACCAACCACCACACCATCACCGCCAAACTCACCACCACCTAA
- a CDS encoding PLP-dependent cysteine synthase family protein, translating into MRYDSLLDSLGHTPLVGLPNLAPSPDVRLWAKLEDRNPTGSVKDRTALFMVEEAEKDGLLHPGSTILEPTSGNTGISLAMVAKLRGYHLICVMPENTSAERTQLLRMWGAEVHYSPAAGGSNEAVRVAKKMAADNPDWVMLYQYGNSANARAHYETTGPELLTDLPEITHFVAGLGTTGTLMGVGRYLREHRPEVQIVAAEPRYGELVYGLRNLDEGFIPELYDEDVLTTRFSVPADAALRRTRELLTREGIFAGISTGGALHAALGVAAKVDKAGGEADIAVIIADGGWKYLSTGAYEGTLEEAEERLEGQLWA; encoded by the coding sequence ATGCGCTACGACTCGCTGCTGGACTCCCTCGGCCACACCCCGCTGGTGGGACTGCCGAACCTCGCCCCCTCGCCCGACGTACGACTCTGGGCGAAACTCGAGGACCGCAACCCCACCGGGTCGGTGAAGGACCGGACGGCGCTGTTCATGGTGGAGGAGGCGGAAAAGGACGGCCTCCTCCACCCGGGCAGCACCATCCTGGAACCGACCTCGGGAAACACCGGCATCTCGCTGGCGATGGTCGCCAAACTGCGCGGCTACCACCTCATCTGCGTGATGCCGGAGAACACGTCCGCGGAGCGCACACAGCTCCTGCGCATGTGGGGCGCCGAGGTCCACTACTCGCCCGCCGCCGGCGGGTCGAACGAGGCCGTACGGGTGGCCAAGAAGATGGCCGCCGACAACCCAGACTGGGTCATGCTCTACCAGTACGGGAACTCCGCCAACGCCCGCGCGCACTACGAGACCACCGGTCCCGAACTCCTGACCGACCTCCCGGAGATCACGCACTTCGTGGCGGGCCTGGGGACCACGGGCACCCTGATGGGAGTCGGCCGCTACCTGCGCGAGCACCGTCCCGAGGTACAGATCGTCGCCGCGGAACCGCGGTACGGGGAGCTCGTCTACGGGCTGCGCAACCTCGACGAGGGCTTCATCCCGGAACTGTACGACGAGGACGTCCTCACCACCCGCTTCTCGGTCCCCGCCGACGCTGCACTGCGCCGCACCCGCGAACTGCTCACGCGTGAGGGGATCTTCGCCGGGATCTCCACCGGCGGCGCGCTGCACGCCGCGCTGGGCGTCGCGGCCAAGGTCGACAAGGCCGGGGGAGAGGCCGACATCGCCGTCATCATCGCCGACGGCGGCTGGAAGTACCTCTCCACCGGAGCCTACGAGGGCACCCTCGAGGAAGCGGAAGAACGCCTCGAAGGCCAGCTCTGGGCCTGA
- a CDS encoding M16 family metallopeptidase, translating into MSTEAAARIGRFTLDNGLRIVTAPAATGQVAAVNLWYGVGSRFETPGRTGFAHLFEHLMFQGSGNVDKGEHFDAIERLGGEINASTSTDRTNYFETVPAHGLDLALWLEADRLHTLREGVTQEVLDNQRDVVKNERRQRYDNVPYGTALELILKLGYPEGHPYHHPTIGSMADLDAADLEYVLSFHERHYGPDNLVLTVVSDLEDADIRERVERYFGRIPRREELAVAPDASLEGPIGGPRREVVTEECPAPAVYLGYRVGEYGSREFDIMHLAGVVLGQGQGSRLYRKLVVERGIAVDDGGAAAFPLPFRYTPSLLMFSMFAREGVSGEELTEAILAEVEQLAESGVTAEEMERARALLERDHLQGLSSPSMLADALGSCEQLFDDPALAYTWPDRWASITAEEIADVAGRLLTAENRLELRFEPLTPAE; encoded by the coding sequence GTGAGTACGGAAGCTGCGGCACGGATCGGCCGCTTCACGCTCGACAACGGGTTGCGGATTGTCACCGCGCCCGCCGCGACGGGCCAGGTTGCCGCGGTGAACCTCTGGTACGGGGTGGGGTCTCGGTTCGAGACGCCGGGCCGTACCGGTTTCGCGCACCTGTTCGAGCACCTGATGTTCCAGGGCAGCGGAAACGTCGACAAGGGCGAACACTTCGACGCGATCGAGCGGCTGGGCGGAGAGATCAACGCCTCGACCTCGACGGACCGGACCAACTATTTCGAGACCGTTCCCGCGCACGGTTTGGACCTCGCCCTGTGGCTGGAGGCCGACCGACTGCACACCCTTCGGGAGGGTGTCACCCAGGAAGTGCTGGACAACCAGCGCGACGTGGTGAAGAACGAGCGGCGTCAACGGTACGACAACGTTCCCTACGGAACCGCGCTCGAGCTCATCCTGAAGCTCGGGTACCCCGAAGGGCACCCGTACCACCACCCGACCATCGGGTCCATGGCGGACCTGGACGCGGCCGACCTCGAGTACGTGCTTTCCTTCCACGAGCGCCACTACGGCCCGGACAACCTCGTCCTCACCGTGGTGAGCGACCTGGAGGACGCCGACATCCGAGAGCGGGTCGAGCGCTACTTCGGTCGGATCCCCCGTCGCGAGGAGCTCGCGGTCGCCCCGGACGCCTCCCTCGAAGGTCCGATCGGCGGCCCGCGCCGTGAGGTCGTCACCGAGGAGTGCCCCGCGCCCGCGGTGTACCTGGGCTACCGGGTGGGTGAGTACGGCAGCCGCGAGTTCGACATCATGCACCTGGCCGGCGTCGTCCTCGGGCAGGGACAGGGAAGTCGCCTGTACCGCAAGCTGGTGGTGGAGCGTGGGATCGCGGTGGACGACGGCGGCGCGGCCGCCTTCCCGCTGCCCTTCCGCTACACCCCGAGCCTGCTCATGTTCTCCATGTTCGCCCGGGAGGGCGTCAGCGGCGAGGAGCTCACCGAGGCCATCCTCGCCGAGGTGGAGCAGTTGGCGGAGTCCGGTGTGACAGCCGAGGAGATGGAGCGCGCTCGGGCGCTGCTGGAGCGGGACCACCTGCAGGGGCTGTCCTCGCCGAGCATGCTCGCCGACGCTCTGGGGAGCTGCGAGCAGTTGTTCGATGACCCCGCGCTCGCCTACACGTGGCCGGACCGGTGGGCGTCCATCACGGCAGAGGAGATCGCCGACGTGGCCGGGCGACTCCTTACGGCGGAGAACCGGTTGGAACTTCGGTTCGAGCCGCTGACCCCAGCCGAGTAA
- a CDS encoding DUF397 domain-containing protein — protein MPSHQINHAASSTGSGAKSMMDERWTKASYSQGGADNCVECRSETGQVLIRDTQYRHLGHLTVPTTEWRAFLHAVRGGELG, from the coding sequence ATGCCCTCACACCAGATCAATCATGCGGCCTCATCGACCGGATCAGGAGCGAAATCAATGATGGACGAGCGGTGGACTAAGGCCTCGTACAGCCAAGGTGGGGCAGACAACTGCGTTGAGTGCCGTTCCGAGACTGGCCAGGTCCTCATCCGTGACACCCAGTACCGCCACCTTGGCCACCTGACTGTCCCCACCACCGAATGGCGGGCGTTCCTGCACGCGGTCCGTGGCGGCGAGCTCGGCTAG
- a CDS encoding M16 family metallopeptidase, translating into MSTLQPRPTLGAPQPYTFPDLNRLDVGNGSVIAIDLPGQPYASLRLIHPSGALAEPDGHAGVATLVGETLEDGIEGNSSLAPQLERFGAEWYCRVSWDSFVSGVDAPVNRLEAATALFAEALRSPALTSDDIVRRRGQLVERFAIEVSRPNVMAGRMVGAQLFDGRHATPLGGSPVGLANLEPEDVRAFHRSALGGSAGTLVIVGDLADVDLEGVGKAVFGDAAAGRRLPATTPEPASSDAPRIVVLDRPDSVQSALVLAQRAPSRRDIDLPSAEGMSDVLGGMFTSRLNGELRERRGSTYGVGAGFDLRRDSGVFQIRSQVEGPTTAASLSTTLTEIAWLQAEGVKESELEAVRESNTVGMPVTYSNARALAGAAVEMVVHDLPEDHVDQLRAGFERLTVEDLDRAARELLRPREQVAVVVGDAASIAEPLRDIGFGPVEVHEADTLWS; encoded by the coding sequence GTGAGTACACTCCAGCCCCGCCCGACCCTGGGCGCCCCACAGCCTTACACCTTCCCCGACCTCAACCGCTTGGACGTCGGCAACGGCAGCGTGATCGCGATCGATCTGCCGGGCCAGCCCTACGCGTCGCTTCGTCTGATCCACCCGTCTGGCGCCCTGGCGGAGCCCGACGGCCACGCGGGAGTGGCGACCCTGGTGGGGGAGACGCTGGAGGACGGGATCGAGGGCAACAGCTCTCTCGCCCCGCAGCTCGAGCGCTTCGGCGCCGAGTGGTACTGCCGGGTGTCCTGGGACAGCTTCGTCTCTGGCGTGGACGCCCCGGTGAACCGGCTGGAGGCGGCGACCGCCCTGTTCGCCGAGGCGCTGCGCAGCCCGGCACTGACCAGTGACGACATCGTCCGCCGCCGCGGCCAGTTGGTCGAACGCTTCGCCATCGAGGTGTCCCGGCCGAACGTCATGGCCGGGCGGATGGTCGGCGCGCAGCTCTTCGACGGGCGGCACGCGACGCCGCTCGGTGGTTCCCCGGTGGGCCTGGCCAACCTGGAGCCGGAGGACGTGCGCGCGTTCCACCGTTCCGCGCTCGGCGGCTCCGCGGGGACGTTGGTGATCGTCGGCGACCTCGCCGACGTGGACCTGGAGGGTGTGGGCAAGGCGGTCTTCGGGGACGCGGCGGCCGGGCGACGCCTACCGGCCACGACGCCGGAGCCGGCCTCGAGTGACGCGCCGCGGATCGTGGTGCTGGACCGGCCGGACTCCGTGCAGTCCGCGCTCGTGCTGGCCCAGCGCGCGCCGTCCCGGCGGGACATCGACCTGCCGAGCGCGGAGGGCATGAGCGACGTACTTGGCGGCATGTTCACCTCGCGTCTCAACGGCGAGCTTCGGGAACGGCGGGGGAGTACCTACGGCGTTGGCGCCGGGTTCGACCTGCGGCGTGACAGCGGCGTGTTCCAGATCCGCAGCCAGGTGGAGGGGCCGACGACGGCCGCGTCGCTGTCCACGACGCTCACCGAGATCGCCTGGTTGCAGGCGGAGGGTGTCAAGGAGAGCGAACTGGAGGCGGTTCGGGAGTCCAACACGGTGGGTATGCCGGTGACCTACTCCAACGCGCGTGCTCTGGCGGGCGCCGCGGTGGAGATGGTGGTGCACGACCTCCCCGAGGACCACGTCGACCAACTGCGCGCCGGTTTCGAACGTCTCACCGTCGAGGACCTGGACCGGGCGGCGCGTGAGCTGCTGCGGCCCCGCGAGCAGGTGGCCGTGGTGGTCGGCGACGCCGCGTCCATCGCCGAGCCGCTGCGCGACATCGGGTTCGGTCCGGTCGAGGTCCACGAAGCCGACACCCTGTGGAGCTGA
- the rph gene encoding ribonuclease PH, with product MARSDGRTPKQLRPVTITRNWLKHAEGSVLVEFGDTRVLCAASVEDGVPRWRRGSGQGWVTAEYSMLPRSTDTRSGRESVKGKIGGRTHEISRLIGRSLRAIVDFKAMAEHTITIDCDVLQADGGTRTAAITGGYVALADAAAYLRKHRKLKGNPLAGSVAAVSVGVVQGQGRLDLNYLEDSVAETDMNVVVTGDGRFVEVQGTAEGEPFDRSMLDGLLDLGVAGCAELTTMQKKALAG from the coding sequence ATGGCTCGATCCGATGGACGCACCCCTAAGCAACTCCGCCCGGTCACGATCACGCGGAACTGGTTGAAGCACGCGGAAGGCTCTGTACTCGTCGAGTTCGGCGACACCAGAGTCCTCTGCGCCGCCTCCGTGGAGGACGGCGTCCCCCGCTGGCGCCGCGGCAGTGGTCAGGGATGGGTGACCGCCGAGTACTCTATGCTGCCCCGCTCCACTGACACCCGAAGCGGACGCGAGTCGGTCAAGGGCAAGATCGGCGGACGTACGCACGAGATCTCCCGACTCATCGGCCGGTCGCTGCGCGCGATCGTGGACTTCAAGGCCATGGCCGAACACACCATCACCATCGACTGCGACGTGCTCCAGGCCGACGGTGGTACCCGAACCGCGGCGATCACCGGTGGCTACGTCGCCCTCGCCGACGCCGCCGCCTACCTGCGCAAGCACCGCAAGCTCAAGGGGAACCCGCTCGCCGGTTCCGTCGCGGCCGTCAGCGTCGGCGTCGTCCAGGGGCAGGGACGCCTCGACCTCAACTACCTCGAGGACTCCGTCGCCGAGACCGACATGAACGTCGTCGTGACCGGAGACGGTCGCTTCGTCGAAGTACAGGGAACCGCCGAGGGGGAACCGTTCGATCGCTCGATGCTGGACGGCCTGCTCGACCTCGGTGTGGCCGGATGCGCCGAACTGACCACCATGCAGAAGAAGGCACTCGCCGGATGA
- a CDS encoding MBL fold metallo-hydrolase → MRLTIIGASGSYPGPNSPASCYLVEADGYRLLLDLGNGALGALHRYVDIYGVDAVYLSHLHPDHCMDLCSYWVARTYAPDGPQPTMPVYGPRGVADRMATAYGLDPDPGMRDAFEFRELLPGRLEIGPFGVEVQRVNHPVEAFGIRLDHGGVSMAYSGDTGPCPELVDIARGADLFLCEASFHENRDNPKDVHLTGVEAGTHASSADVGEMILTHLVPWNDDERTLTEASSSFTGPIRLAEPGAVHEIGAHATAG, encoded by the coding sequence GTGCGACTCACCATCATCGGCGCATCGGGGAGCTACCCCGGCCCCAACAGCCCGGCCTCCTGTTATCTGGTCGAGGCCGACGGATACCGGCTGCTGCTGGACCTAGGAAACGGGGCGCTCGGCGCTCTGCACCGTTACGTGGACATCTACGGCGTGGACGCCGTGTACCTCAGCCACCTCCACCCCGACCACTGCATGGACCTGTGCTCCTACTGGGTGGCGCGCACCTACGCACCCGACGGGCCACAGCCGACCATGCCCGTGTACGGACCCCGCGGGGTCGCCGACCGGATGGCGACGGCCTACGGCCTCGACCCCGACCCCGGAATGCGCGACGCGTTCGAGTTCCGGGAACTCCTCCCCGGTCGCCTGGAGATCGGCCCGTTCGGCGTCGAGGTACAGCGCGTGAACCACCCCGTCGAGGCCTTCGGAATCCGACTCGACCACGGCGGCGTCAGCATGGCCTACTCCGGCGACACCGGTCCGTGCCCGGAACTGGTCGACATCGCGCGCGGCGCCGACCTCTTCCTGTGCGAGGCGTCGTTCCACGAGAACCGGGACAACCCCAAGGACGTCCACCTCACCGGAGTCGAGGCCGGCACCCATGCGAGCAGCGCCGACGTCGGCGAGATGATCCTGACGCACCTCGTGCCCTGGAACGACGACGAACGCACCCTCACCGAGGCCAGCTCCTCCTTCACCGGGCCGATCCGGCTGGCGGAACCGGGAGCGGTGCACGAGATCGGGGCGCACGCGACGGCGGGATAG
- the rdgB gene encoding RdgB/HAM1 family non-canonical purine NTP pyrophosphatase encodes MTELVLSTRNRHKVDEVEAILGTELPGVRVVGLDGLPDFPEVVEFEPTFAGNALLKARAAATALGRTALADDSGLRVDALNGMPGVLSARWSGRFGAGTDSQDRANMNLVLDQLSDTPDDRRGAAFVCAAAVVTPDGHEHTVEGVLPGVLLREPRGTNGFGYDPIFLPERETRTTAEMRSTEKNAISHRRRAFRLLAEHLRAHGVVDAGA; translated from the coding sequence ATGACGGAACTCGTGCTCTCCACCCGTAACCGGCACAAGGTCGACGAGGTGGAGGCCATCCTCGGCACCGAACTCCCCGGCGTGCGAGTCGTCGGTCTGGACGGACTGCCCGACTTCCCTGAGGTCGTGGAGTTCGAGCCGACGTTCGCCGGCAACGCGCTCCTCAAGGCGCGCGCCGCGGCGACCGCGTTGGGACGTACCGCCCTCGCGGACGACTCCGGCCTCCGGGTCGACGCCCTCAACGGCATGCCGGGCGTTCTCTCCGCGCGGTGGTCGGGCCGGTTCGGTGCGGGGACCGACAGTCAGGACCGCGCGAACATGAACCTCGTCCTGGACCAACTGTCCGACACCCCGGACGACCGACGCGGGGCGGCGTTCGTGTGCGCGGCGGCGGTGGTCACTCCGGACGGCCACGAGCACACGGTCGAAGGCGTACTGCCCGGGGTCCTCCTCCGGGAGCCACGCGGGACGAACGGGTTCGGGTACGACCCGATCTTCCTCCCCGAGCGGGAGACACGAACGACGGCGGAGATGCGGTCAACGGAGAAGAACGCGATCAGCCACCGGCGCCGCGCGTTCCGGCTCCTCGCGGAGCACCTACGTGCCCACGGTGTGGTGGACGCCGGCGCCTGA